One window of Dyadobacter sandarakinus genomic DNA carries:
- a CDS encoding thioredoxin family protein — MNRTRLCFSIVMLSLAVLTSFRAEKPVEKEGIQWLTIEEAYAKVQQQPKKVMIDLYTDWCGWCKVMDRETFKNKAVIDYVNKNYYAVKLDAEQKEKITLGKQQFEYLSEGGRGINQIALALTNNQPSFPTTIFLDDQFQMIQPLAGYLKPKEFHQVITFIGGDFHKKEAFETYKSTTYAKLFQAK; from the coding sequence ATGAACAGGACCAGGCTTTGTTTTTCCATTGTCATGCTGTCGCTCGCTGTGCTGACCAGCTTCCGGGCTGAAAAGCCGGTTGAAAAAGAAGGTATTCAGTGGCTTACGATTGAAGAGGCTTATGCTAAAGTGCAGCAGCAGCCCAAAAAGGTGATGATAGACCTTTATACAGACTGGTGCGGATGGTGTAAAGTGATGGACCGGGAGACGTTTAAAAATAAGGCGGTCATTGATTACGTCAACAAAAACTATTATGCCGTAAAGCTGGATGCGGAGCAGAAAGAAAAGATTACGTTGGGCAAACAACAGTTTGAATACCTTTCTGAAGGCGGGCGCGGGATCAACCAGATTGCACTTGCGCTGACGAACAACCAGCCCAGCTTCCCGACCACGATTTTCCTGGATGATCAGTTTCAGATGATCCAGCCGCTTGCCGGTTACCTCAAACCCAAGGAATTTCATCAGGTCATCACCTTTATCGGCGGCGATTTCCATAAAAAAGAAGCTTTCGAAACCTACAAGTCAACTACTTACGCGAAGCTTTTTCAGGCGAAGTAA
- a CDS encoding TonB-dependent receptor plug domain-containing protein produces the protein MFRFSEEKPGIAINPRVPGVTFNRFICIALLTFMGLGSGGFLFAQQALVSLDTVQITGFSQERFMGGLKVRRIDSAALEQFRFQNIGELLALKTPVAFKNYGPGQLNTASFRGTSASHTAVLWNGLNINSPILGQTDFSTIPVAGFDQLSVQFGPAASIVGSDAVGGSILLGSTPAKERLYAFTGGQIDRFHNYQAQAGARYSSTDGRFSGKTAFNGSLQNNEFPYTKRNGYSLFPSQTSQAGFVQDLFFRPDDAQRISAHFWFTKNRLVLTPDELQGRELTLTEAYRSMIRYELKNWVFRTALVRDIIDYAKGDFNHPDHSVSDRFANRVERDFEWAAGTGSLHVKTGVEWAYYRARVPGYGQDAVSEHRTDLFVLTRWQANRRLLLSGNLRQAMVTGYHVPFTPSAAAEYRLAGTATYNLTARASIARSYRVPTLNERYWKDLGNPDIKPEHGWNYEAGIEQQYRTAYGHVLKLSLAAYRNRIKDWTYWNPSKNYRVENLQQVLTQGLEVEAGWRYNSEAWQYGLDAGYALNKSYQEKAYDAYAADIVGKQLVFVPLHSGNVSAFIQRKLTRLSLQGQALSRRFTTFDNAQYLDGYALANLILAHTVLIKNVNIQGQLQVNNMANVFYLNVRNFAMPGRNFALSLVVSYKNPEKSSIY, from the coding sequence GTGTTCCGGTTTTCGGAGGAAAAACCAGGGATCGCCATCAATCCCCGTGTGCCCGGAGTGACTTTTAACCGGTTTATTTGTATTGCATTACTGACTTTTATGGGACTGGGTTCCGGAGGGTTTCTGTTTGCGCAGCAGGCGCTCGTCAGTCTGGATACCGTGCAGATTACCGGATTTTCGCAGGAGCGTTTTATGGGCGGGCTCAAAGTCCGCCGTATTGATTCGGCTGCACTTGAACAATTCCGTTTTCAGAACATAGGAGAATTGCTGGCGCTGAAAACTCCGGTTGCATTCAAAAACTACGGGCCCGGCCAGCTCAATACCGCTTCATTCAGGGGTACGTCTGCCAGCCATACAGCCGTATTGTGGAACGGGCTAAACATTAATTCACCCATACTCGGACAGACCGACTTTTCTACAATTCCAGTCGCTGGCTTTGACCAGCTTTCCGTACAGTTCGGCCCGGCGGCCAGCATTGTAGGGAGCGATGCCGTGGGCGGCAGCATCCTGCTTGGCAGTACTCCGGCAAAGGAAAGGCTGTATGCATTTACGGGCGGTCAGATTGACCGTTTTCACAACTACCAGGCGCAGGCAGGTGCCAGGTACAGCAGTACCGACGGGCGGTTTTCGGGAAAAACAGCCTTCAATGGTAGTTTACAAAACAACGAATTCCCCTATACCAAACGGAATGGTTACAGTCTCTTTCCTTCCCAAACCAGCCAGGCAGGTTTTGTGCAGGATCTGTTTTTTCGGCCAGACGATGCGCAGCGTATTTCTGCTCATTTTTGGTTTACAAAAAACAGGCTGGTACTTACGCCCGACGAGTTGCAGGGCCGGGAGCTTACGCTGACAGAGGCTTACAGGAGCATGATCCGGTACGAGCTAAAAAACTGGGTTTTCCGGACTGCACTGGTGCGTGACATCATTGATTATGCCAAAGGTGATTTTAACCATCCCGACCATTCTGTAAGCGACCGGTTTGCCAACCGGGTAGAGCGGGATTTTGAATGGGCGGCAGGAACCGGCAGCCTGCATGTAAAAACCGGAGTGGAATGGGCCTATTACCGCGCCCGGGTTCCCGGTTATGGCCAGGATGCCGTATCTGAACACCGGACCGACCTTTTTGTACTTACCCGCTGGCAGGCAAACCGAAGGTTGCTGCTTTCAGGTAATCTGAGGCAGGCAATGGTAACAGGTTACCATGTACCTTTTACACCTTCCGCTGCGGCCGAGTACCGGCTTGCGGGTACGGCTACGTACAATCTGACAGCCCGCGCTTCCATTGCACGCAGCTATCGTGTGCCCACTTTGAATGAACGTTACTGGAAAGACCTGGGCAATCCCGACATCAAACCGGAACACGGCTGGAACTATGAAGCAGGCATTGAGCAACAGTACCGTACCGCATACGGACATGTTTTGAAACTATCCCTGGCAGCATACCGCAACCGGATCAAAGACTGGACCTACTGGAATCCGTCCAAAAACTACCGGGTTGAGAATCTTCAGCAGGTACTTACACAAGGCTTGGAGGTTGAAGCTGGCTGGCGGTACAATTCAGAAGCATGGCAATATGGCCTGGATGCCGGATACGCGTTGAACAAGAGCTACCAGGAAAAAGCCTATGATGCTTATGCAGCCGATATTGTAGGCAAGCAGCTGGTGTTTGTACCCTTGCATTCGGGAAACGTGAGTGCATTTATACAAAGGAAACTTACCCGCCTGAGCTTGCAGGGACAGGCACTGAGCAGGCGGTTCACTACTTTTGACAATGCCCAGTATCTTGACGGCTACGCACTGGCCAATTTAATCCTAGCCCATACCGTTTTGATAAAAAACGTTAACATACAGGGCCAGTTGCAGGTTAACAACATGGCCAATGTCTTCTATCTCAACGTAAGAAACTTCGCTATGCCGGGCCGGAACTTTGCACTGAGTCTGGTAGTGAGCTATAAGAATCCCGAAAAATCAAGTATTTATTAA
- a CDS encoding DUF5074 domain-containing protein codes for MKKQLTRVLLATSMAAVLWSCNQSDPAPKGDYVRGVFAINEGNFTQNNGAISYFAREQNTAEADLFSKVNGRTLGGGVQGYTVQGETGLILVDNTAAGQDKIEIVNSNTFESVASLGAPDIENPREVVTNGANKAYITCWGANPDYSYKTGYIAIVDLTTNKVIKKINIASGPENLIYHNNKVYVGVVSYGGGKSLTVINTTTDEVAQTVNFDASPAPVGIDANGKLWLSAGSRAVRINADSYAAEANLVLTPTANKSAGNLELSADGRTIYYVLSYYDANFVAHGETYKFGIADTQVNTAAPFINRYFTGLTVDPAQGLIYAAVTPSYAQAGYAIRYRTDGTLVDSIRVGVAPTGFYFR; via the coding sequence ATGAAAAAACAACTTACCCGCGTATTGCTGGCTACTTCAATGGCTGCTGTTTTATGGTCTTGTAACCAAAGCGACCCCGCACCAAAAGGTGATTATGTACGGGGCGTTTTTGCGATCAATGAAGGAAACTTTACGCAGAACAATGGAGCAATATCCTACTTTGCCAGGGAACAAAATACAGCGGAAGCAGACCTTTTTTCCAAAGTAAACGGTCGCACGCTTGGCGGCGGCGTACAGGGCTACACAGTACAGGGCGAAACCGGACTTATTCTTGTTGATAATACTGCAGCAGGACAGGACAAAATTGAGATTGTAAACAGCAATACCTTTGAGTCGGTAGCAAGCCTGGGCGCTCCTGACATAGAAAACCCCCGTGAAGTAGTCACAAACGGTGCCAACAAAGCGTACATTACATGCTGGGGCGCTAATCCCGACTACTCGTACAAGACAGGTTATATCGCGATCGTGGACCTGACTACCAATAAGGTCATTAAAAAGATCAATATCGCGTCGGGGCCTGAAAACCTGATTTACCACAACAACAAAGTGTATGTGGGAGTAGTATCATACGGCGGCGGCAAAAGCCTGACGGTGATCAACACAACCACGGACGAAGTAGCACAAACCGTAAACTTTGATGCTTCTCCTGCGCCGGTCGGTATTGATGCAAATGGAAAGCTGTGGCTTTCAGCAGGCAGCCGGGCAGTGAGGATCAATGCAGACAGCTATGCGGCCGAAGCAAACCTGGTACTGACACCGACGGCGAACAAATCAGCAGGAAACCTCGAACTGAGTGCAGATGGGCGGACGATCTACTACGTGCTTTCGTACTACGATGCCAACTTTGTGGCACATGGCGAAACGTACAAGTTTGGTATTGCCGATACCCAGGTTAATACGGCTGCTCCATTTATCAACCGCTATTTTACCGGTCTTACCGTGGATCCGGCACAAGGCTTGATTTATGCCGCAGTAACTCCCTCCTACGCCCAGGCAGGTTACGCGATCCGCTACCGTACAGACGGCACACTGGTGGATTCGATCCGGGTGGGTGTAGCGCCTACGGGCTTTTACTTCCGCTAG
- a CDS encoding tetratricopeptide repeat protein, translating into MKESVVFWLLALVPAFSFAQNTHFASAAPTTDTNVAQKKPLDLKERRILPLFGEISKTSEQIDQEIRFLSECDKSFTNRTEASNFFAARAWEYLQEGALDTACYRFNLAQLLNDKNVDAYWGLGVVSYQRENWVDAKRMLSKGVNIQGDNVALLVDLSTVDLKLYAITSRKEELDEAAQLLKHATQIDSTYALGQYNLALLHYNLNEFDKSWEHLHKGRTLDLSQMNLDFVELLKAKQPDPQGFFK; encoded by the coding sequence ATGAAAGAGTCAGTTGTTTTTTGGCTTCTTGCACTTGTGCCGGCCTTTAGTTTTGCCCAGAATACCCATTTTGCCAGTGCAGCGCCGACTACAGATACCAACGTTGCCCAGAAGAAACCATTAGATTTAAAGGAGCGCAGAATACTTCCCCTGTTTGGTGAAATCAGCAAAACTTCGGAGCAGATCGACCAGGAAATCCGGTTCCTGAGCGAGTGTGATAAGTCCTTTACAAACCGGACCGAGGCCAGCAATTTCTTTGCAGCCCGTGCCTGGGAATACCTGCAGGAAGGTGCATTGGATACGGCCTGCTACCGCTTTAACCTGGCCCAGCTGCTCAACGATAAGAATGTAGATGCGTACTGGGGACTGGGTGTGGTGTCTTACCAGCGTGAAAACTGGGTGGATGCCAAACGTATGCTGAGCAAAGGTGTCAATATCCAGGGTGACAATGTGGCCCTGCTTGTGGACCTCTCCACGGTTGACCTGAAACTATATGCCATTACCAGCCGAAAGGAGGAACTTGACGAGGCAGCCCAGCTGCTGAAGCACGCCACGCAAATTGATTCAACCTATGCATTAGGGCAGTACAACCTTGCATTGCTGCATTATAATCTTAATGAATTTGATAAGTCCTGGGAGCACCTGCATAAGGGCCGGACGCTTGATCTCTCCCAAATGAACCTGGATTTTGTAGAGCTTTTAAAAGCCAAACAGCCCGATCCGCAAGGTTTTTTCAAGTAA
- a CDS encoding DEAD/DEAH box helicase: MQPTQNLFEQFKLNRQLLNAIEEAGYTEPTPIQEQAIPLALAGQDILGIAQTGTGKTAAYTLPLLMRIKYAQGQHPRAIVLAPTRELAMQIAEAVAQLSKYTDIRTVVLYGGVGPKSQIEALRQGVDIIVATPGRFMDLYFQEEIVVKHLTAMVLDEADKMMDMGFMPQIRKLLEIIPRKRQNMLFSATFSDKVENLSHEFLEFPTRIEVTPQATTAEMVDQALYEVPNFRTKINLLAYMLKDHTAFTRVLIFTRSREVAGLVHQNLLGRIVKEDDLRVIHANKGQNTRINAMDAFREGSVRVMVATDVVARGIDITEVSHVINFDVPLIYEDYVHRIGRTGRANHAGHAITFMTMADEYHIAKIEKIIRMEIPRRELPAEVEIAPTPFNEQQDMLREIDNQRRRDDPTFKGAFHEKKWVIQGGKAGGKSTKNRQNASKRSKRR, from the coding sequence ATGCAACCGACGCAAAACCTATTTGAGCAGTTCAAGCTTAACCGCCAACTCCTGAATGCCATAGAAGAAGCAGGCTACACCGAGCCTACACCCATTCAGGAGCAGGCTATACCGCTTGCCCTGGCCGGGCAGGACATTTTAGGCATCGCGCAGACGGGTACCGGCAAGACCGCTGCCTATACTTTGCCGCTCCTGATGCGTATCAAATATGCACAGGGTCAGCATCCCCGCGCAATCGTACTGGCACCTACCCGGGAGCTGGCCATGCAGATCGCCGAAGCTGTGGCTCAGCTGAGCAAGTATACAGACATTCGTACGGTGGTACTTTACGGAGGAGTAGGACCAAAGTCACAGATTGAGGCGTTGCGACAGGGAGTTGACATCATTGTGGCAACACCAGGCCGGTTTATGGACCTGTATTTTCAGGAAGAAATTGTGGTAAAGCACCTGACTGCAATGGTGCTGGATGAGGCCGATAAGATGATGGATATGGGCTTTATGCCGCAAATCCGCAAGCTTTTGGAGATCATACCAAGGAAAAGGCAGAACATGCTGTTTTCGGCTACTTTCTCTGATAAGGTCGAAAACCTGTCCCATGAGTTTCTTGAATTTCCGACGCGCATTGAGGTTACACCTCAGGCGACCACTGCCGAAATGGTGGACCAGGCATTGTACGAGGTGCCCAATTTCAGGACCAAGATCAACCTGCTGGCATACATGCTGAAAGATCATACTGCGTTTACGCGGGTACTGATTTTTACCAGAAGCCGCGAAGTGGCCGGGCTTGTTCACCAGAATCTGCTGGGGCGTATCGTTAAGGAAGACGACCTTCGCGTGATCCACGCCAACAAGGGGCAAAATACCCGGATCAATGCAATGGATGCTTTTCGTGAAGGTTCGGTGCGGGTAATGGTAGCGACGGACGTAGTTGCACGGGGCATTGATATCACAGAGGTTAGTCACGTGATCAATTTCGATGTGCCGCTGATTTATGAAGACTATGTGCACCGCATCGGGCGTACCGGCCGGGCCAATCATGCCGGTCATGCGATCACATTCATGACCATGGCCGACGAGTACCACATTGCTAAAATCGAGAAGATTATCCGCATGGAAATCCCCCGGCGCGAGCTGCCTGCGGAAGTGGAAATTGCACCTACGCCATTTAATGAGCAGCAGGATATGCTGCGTGAAATCGACAATCAGCGGAGGCGCGATGATCCTACTTTCAAGGGGGCATTTCATGAGAAAAAATGGGTGATACAAGGCGGGAAAGCAGGTGGGAAAAGTACAAAAAACCGCCAGAATGCTTCAAAAAGAAGTAAAAGGCGATAA
- a CDS encoding valine--tRNA ligase: MISKTYAPQEIEDKWYSYWIENKFFQSKPNPDKEPYTIVIPPPNVTGVLHMGHMLNNTIQDILIRKARMEGKEACWVPGTDHASIATEAKVVAMLKEKGINKNDLTRDEFLEYCWEWTHKYGGIILKQLRKLGASCDWDRTRFTMEPDLYDSVIDVFIDLYNKEDIYRGHRMVNWDPQARTTVSDEEVIMKEVSQRLVYLKYPLVGGQEEGSMEDGIVIATTRPETIMADVAICVNPNDERYRHLVGKMVAIPLIGRAIPVIADDYVEMEFGTGCLKVTPAHDINDYELGKRHGLTIIDLLNEDGTLNEKAQILVGEDRFAARKKIIKMLEEAGNVVKIEEYKSNVGHSERTNAVIEPRLSEQWFLKMEKISKPALDNVMDDTIQLIPAKFKNTYRHWMENVRDWNISRQLWWGHRIPAYYLKDGTIIVAKSKKEALRKAQHEYQLFALTEEDITQDPDVLDTWFSSWLWPISVFNGIKEPDNEEVSYYYPTNDLVTAPEILFFWVARMIIAGYEYRGQYPFKNVYLTGIVRDKLGHKMSKSLGNSPDPIDLIEQYGADSIRTGMLFSSQAGNDLPYDEKLVEQGRNFGNKIWNAFRLVKGWTVDEALAAPASSQLAVQWFESKLNQTIAEVDDHFSKFRISDALNTVYKLIWDDFCSQYLEMIKPGYEQPIDPATLEATLEFFDRLMRLIHPFTPFISEEIWQNIRQRAENDSICIAPFPKAGEVDNALLNDFEILFEVISSIRNIRNARNMSPKTALPLAVRSDNPGRYERLVELITKLAYVEPVSFVAEEAEGTSFRVRSDEFFINLADEIDVETERENLLKELEYTRGFLDSVLKKLSNERFVQNAKGDIVEKERQKQADAEAKIETLNEALARLSN; the protein is encoded by the coding sequence ATGATTTCCAAAACGTATGCCCCGCAGGAGATAGAGGATAAATGGTACTCCTATTGGATTGAAAACAAGTTTTTCCAGTCTAAACCCAACCCGGACAAGGAGCCTTACACCATTGTAATACCTCCGCCCAATGTTACCGGCGTGCTGCACATGGGGCATATGCTCAATAATACCATCCAGGATATCCTGATCCGTAAGGCCAGGATGGAAGGAAAAGAAGCCTGCTGGGTTCCCGGTACCGACCATGCATCCATCGCTACGGAGGCCAAGGTTGTAGCCATGCTTAAAGAAAAAGGTATTAACAAGAATGATCTTACCCGTGATGAATTTCTAGAATACTGCTGGGAATGGACGCACAAGTATGGCGGGATTATTCTTAAACAGCTGCGTAAGCTGGGCGCTTCCTGCGACTGGGACCGGACCCGGTTTACCATGGAGCCCGACCTCTACGATTCGGTAATAGACGTTTTTATTGACCTTTATAACAAAGAAGATATTTATCGTGGCCATCGCATGGTTAACTGGGATCCGCAGGCGCGCACTACGGTGTCAGACGAGGAGGTGATCATGAAGGAGGTCAGTCAGAGGCTGGTTTACCTGAAATATCCTTTGGTTGGAGGACAGGAGGAGGGGAGTATGGAGGATGGGATAGTAATTGCTACTACGCGGCCGGAGACGATCATGGCGGATGTGGCGATTTGCGTTAATCCCAATGATGAGCGTTACCGGCATCTGGTCGGGAAAATGGTGGCTATTCCGCTGATCGGGCGTGCTATCCCTGTTATCGCCGATGATTATGTAGAAATGGAGTTCGGGACGGGATGCCTTAAAGTGACGCCGGCCCATGATATCAATGATTACGAACTTGGCAAGCGGCATGGTCTCACGATCATCGACCTGCTGAACGAAGATGGTACCCTGAATGAAAAAGCGCAGATCCTTGTGGGGGAAGATCGTTTTGCAGCCCGTAAGAAGATCATTAAAATGCTGGAAGAGGCAGGAAATGTTGTTAAAATAGAGGAGTACAAGTCGAATGTGGGCCACTCGGAGCGGACCAATGCTGTGATCGAGCCCCGGCTGTCGGAGCAATGGTTTCTGAAAATGGAAAAAATCAGCAAGCCTGCCCTCGATAATGTCATGGATGATACCATTCAGCTGATTCCCGCCAAATTCAAGAATACTTACCGGCACTGGATGGAAAATGTTCGCGACTGGAACATCAGCCGCCAGCTCTGGTGGGGGCACCGTATTCCGGCCTACTACCTGAAAGACGGTACGATCATTGTTGCCAAATCAAAAAAGGAAGCCCTGCGCAAAGCACAGCACGAGTACCAGCTTTTTGCATTGACGGAAGAAGACATCACCCAGGACCCCGACGTACTCGATACGTGGTTTTCGTCCTGGCTGTGGCCGATTTCTGTTTTCAATGGAATTAAAGAGCCTGATAATGAAGAAGTAAGCTACTACTATCCTACCAATGATCTGGTAACCGCCCCTGAAATCCTGTTTTTCTGGGTAGCGAGGATGATCATCGCGGGTTACGAGTACAGAGGGCAGTACCCGTTCAAAAATGTGTATCTGACGGGCATCGTACGCGATAAACTGGGCCATAAAATGTCCAAGTCGCTGGGCAACTCGCCCGATCCGATTGATCTGATCGAGCAATATGGCGCTGATAGTATCCGGACGGGTATGCTTTTCAGCTCCCAAGCCGGTAATGACCTGCCTTATGATGAAAAGCTCGTAGAGCAGGGACGTAATTTTGGCAATAAGATCTGGAATGCATTCAGGCTGGTAAAAGGGTGGACTGTTGATGAGGCACTTGCGGCGCCGGCAAGCTCACAGCTGGCGGTACAATGGTTTGAGAGCAAGCTGAACCAGACTATCGCGGAGGTAGATGATCATTTTTCCAAATTCCGTATTTCGGATGCGCTGAATACAGTATACAAGCTGATCTGGGATGATTTCTGCTCACAGTACCTGGAAATGATCAAGCCCGGCTACGAGCAGCCCATTGATCCTGCTACCCTGGAAGCTACGCTTGAATTCTTCGACCGGCTAATGCGCCTGATACATCCTTTTACACCCTTTATTTCAGAAGAAATCTGGCAGAATATCCGGCAGCGGGCGGAAAATGATTCCATTTGCATTGCTCCCTTCCCGAAGGCAGGTGAGGTCGATAATGCTTTGCTGAATGATTTTGAAATTCTTTTTGAGGTCATTTCTTCGATCCGTAATATCCGTAATGCCCGCAACATGAGTCCCAAAACAGCTTTGCCGCTGGCGGTACGTTCTGACAATCCGGGACGCTACGAGCGGCTGGTTGAGCTCATTACCAAACTGGCGTACGTGGAGCCCGTATCCTTTGTAGCAGAAGAGGCCGAAGGCACTTCTTTCAGGGTCAGGTCTGATGAGTTTTTTATCAACCTTGCCGATGAGATTGACGTGGAAACCGAGCGTGAAAACCTGCTGAAAGAGCTGGAATACACCCGCGGCTTCCTGGACTCCGTGCTGAAAAAGTTGTCAAACGAGCGTTTTGTACAGAATGCAAAAGGTGATATCGTGGAAAAAGAACGCCAGAAACAAGCCGATGCAGAAGCCAAGATCGAGACATTGAACGAAGCACTCGCGCGCTTGAGTAACTGA